A single region of the Oryzias latipes chromosome 19, ASM223467v1 genome encodes:
- the dupd1 gene encoding dual specificity phosphatase DUPD1: MASQEREKNDTKAGEESIPTDDYITPGGYELEKILNRGSVAYTHVNEVWPSVYIGDEETAKDKVKLRSLGVTHVLNAAEGTWNSVDTGPAYYTDMNIVYYGVVAEDVQTFDLSQYFFSAAQFIHETLSDAQNKLLVHCVMGRSRSATLFLAYLMIYENMTVVDAIEHVKKRRRIIPNWGFLKQLRELDQQLQQERSSS, from the exons ATGGCTTCCCAAGAGAGGGAGAAAAACGATACGAAAGCAGGAGAGGAATCCATTCCAACTGATGACTATATCACACCTGGGGGCTACGAGCTGGAGAAAATCCTGAACCGTGGGAGTGTGGCTTACACTCATGTCAATGAAGTCTGGCCTAGTGTCTATATTGGGGATGA GGAGACAGCAAAAGACAAGGTCAAGCTGAGGAGTTTGGGGGTCACGCACGTCCTGAATGCAGCAGAGGGGACGTGGAACAGCGTGGACACCGGGCCTGCTTACTACACTGACATGAACATTGTTTACTATGGAGTGGTAGCAGAGGACGTGCAGACGTTCGATCTCAGCCAGTATTTCTTCTCAGCGGCTCAGTTTATCCACGAGACACTGAGCGACGCTCAGA ATAAACTGCTGGTGCACTGTGTGATGGGAAGGAGTCGCTCCGCCACGCTTTTTCTTGCCTATCTCATGATCTACGAGAACATGACGGTGGTGGACGCCATCGAGCACGTAAAGAAACGCAGACGGATCATCCCCAACTGGGGCTTTCTGAAGCAGCTGAGAGAGTTGGaccagcagctccagcaggAAAGAAGCAGCTCTTGA